One window of the Holosporales bacterium genome contains the following:
- a CDS encoding type II toxin-antitoxin system RelE/ParE family toxin, which yields MTIQETSRFKKVYKKLNSNQKIDVDSAIRFIIKNPDTGQRKKGNLSAVRIYKFRCVNQLTLLAYTISNDRLVLTLLDVGSHENFYRDLN from the coding sequence ATGACTATTCAGGAAACGTCAAGGTTTAAAAAAGTATACAAAAAACTAAACAGTAACCAAAAAATTGATGTGGACAGCGCTATTCGGTTTATCATTAAAAACCCAGATACGGGTCAGCGAAAGAAAGGAAATTTATCAGCAGTTAGAATTTATAAATTTCGATGTGTAAATCAGTTAACTTTGTTGGCATACACAATTAGTAATGACCGATTAGTTTTAACTTTGCTTGATGTTGGTAGTCATGAAAATTTTTATAGAGATTTGAATTAG
- the rpsF gene encoding 30S ribosomal protein S6, whose amino-acid sequence MRLYESIFIGRQDLSQPQVEGIAEIISNIVKNGSGEVVRGEYCGLRSCAYPIRKNRKGHYFYMQIKAPQDTMRETERHMKLNEEILRFLTVSVKKFDTGACPLIHQKATEAPAKEASGVYNKTDEHPSEKSVDDAVAQEAKDNQEAGQ is encoded by the coding sequence ATGCGTCTTTACGAAAGTATATTTATAGGCAGGCAGGACTTGTCTCAGCCTCAAGTTGAGGGGATTGCTGAGATTATTTCTAATATAGTTAAAAACGGCTCTGGTGAGGTAGTAAGAGGCGAATATTGCGGCCTGCGCTCGTGCGCATATCCAATAAGGAAGAATCGCAAAGGACACTACTTCTATATGCAAATCAAAGCGCCGCAGGATACTATGCGTGAGACTGAGCGCCACATGAAGTTAAACGAAGAGATCCTTCGTTTCCTGACCGTATCTGTAAAAAAGTTTGATACAGGCGCATGTCCACTGATTCATCAGAAAGCAACTGAAGCTCCAGCCAAAGAAGCCTCTGGCGTATACAACAAAACAGATGAGCATCCGTCTGAGAAGTCTGTGGATGACGCCGTGGCCCAAGAAGCTAAAGACAATCAGGAGGCGGGGCAATAA
- the rplI gene encoding 50S ribosomal protein L9 — translation MRQTEIILLQRVPKLGSLGDVVKVKPGFARNFLLPNNMALRATKDNIAFFQEKKEQLIAKNTDLRAKAEVYSEKIRNTVVTIIRHAGENGHLYGSVSAKDLAGELGKLGHKVPAGQVELSCPLKELGVFSANVSLHADVNVPFLVNIAKSQDEAQSQLDAYMSGSDKSPSPTEEPSAS, via the coding sequence ATGAGGCAGACAGAAATAATCTTACTGCAAAGAGTGCCTAAGCTTGGCAGTCTAGGCGATGTTGTGAAAGTCAAGCCGGGTTTTGCTCGCAATTTCCTCTTACCCAATAATATGGCTTTACGTGCGACGAAGGACAATATTGCCTTCTTTCAGGAAAAGAAGGAGCAGCTTATCGCAAAAAACACTGACTTGAGGGCAAAGGCTGAGGTTTATTCGGAAAAAATTCGCAATACCGTTGTCACCATCATACGTCATGCTGGTGAAAATGGACATTTGTATGGATCTGTATCGGCAAAAGATTTGGCTGGCGAGCTGGGGAAGCTGGGCCACAAGGTCCCGGCCGGTCAGGTAGAGCTTTCTTGTCCCTTAAAAGAGCTTGGGGTATTTTCTGCTAATGTATCTCTGCACGCAGACGTGAACGTTCCTTTTTTGGTAAATATTGCCAAATCTCAGGACGAAGCACAATCTCAACTAGATGCTTATATGTCAGGATCTGACAAATCGCCTTCCCCAACCGAAGAACCTTCGGCGTCTTAG
- the rpsR gene encoding 30S ribosomal protein S18: protein MGFKRQDNIDVTVVDYKDAKTLQKFTTERGRIIPARVTGVSAKKQREVTLAIKRARFLAIMPYKAV from the coding sequence ATGGGATTCAAGCGTCAGGATAATATAGACGTCACAGTTGTTGATTATAAGGACGCTAAGACGCTTCAAAAGTTTACTACTGAGCGTGGCCGGATTATTCCTGCCAGGGTGACCGGTGTTTCCGCTAAAAAGCAGCGTGAGGTTACTCTTGCGATAAAGCGAGCTAGGTTTTTGGCTATAATGCCGTATAAGGCTGTCTAG